From Methanospirillum lacunae, one genomic window encodes:
- the npdG gene encoding NADPH-dependent F420 reductase yields the protein MKIGIVGGTGKIGEGMAMRLSRIYDVLVGSREIEKAQDTCESCLRYADDNGLSCTVRGLTNQEVVDGADVIILAIPYKHLDSTIAGLHGLEGKIVISPINPMEKHDFFEYIPPTEGSAALHLKKILPESTRLCVAFNNIAGNRWRDIDGELEYSVAVCGDDEESKLIVMDMIDRISLLKSYDAGPLTMSPVIEGLTALVNNIAKCNHMKDVGVRFV from the coding sequence AGGGATCGTCGGGGGAACTGGTAAGATCGGCGAGGGAATGGCGATGCGCCTGTCCCGGATCTATGACGTACTGGTAGGCTCGCGAGAAATTGAGAAGGCACAAGATACCTGCGAGTCTTGTTTGAGATATGCCGATGATAACGGGTTGTCCTGTACTGTCAGAGGCCTTACAAACCAGGAGGTTGTGGATGGAGCGGATGTAATTATCCTGGCTATCCCATACAAGCATCTTGATTCAACGATTGCAGGGCTCCATGGTCTTGAAGGGAAGATTGTGATAAGTCCAATCAATCCCATGGAAAAGCACGATTTCTTTGAGTATATTCCTCCTACAGAGGGATCTGCTGCTCTTCACCTGAAGAAGATTCTTCCCGAATCAACCCGTCTCTGCGTCGCATTCAACAATATTGCAGGAAACCGGTGGCGTGACATCGATGGAGAACTGGAATATTCAGTTGCAGTATGCGGTGATGATGAAGAATCCAAACTCATTGTTATGGATATGATCGATAGAATCTCCCTGCTCAAATCATATGATGCTGGTCCGCTCACGATGTCACCAGTCATTGAGGGTCTGACTGCCCTGGTGAATAATATCGCCAAGTGTAATCATATGAAAGACGTTGGGGTCAGATTCGTCTGA